The proteins below are encoded in one region of Sphingobacterium sp. R2:
- a CDS encoding cytochrome c maturation protein CcmE, translating into MKKSSIILIAIIAVAIAMILVIYTDSSTYSTFTEAKEKKTELYVVGQLNKEKALHYDPKTDANKFSFFMFDNDGTECEVIFKGAKPQDIERSEQIVLTGKMDGNVFRASKILMKCPSKYNDKSVVTEINATAFNN; encoded by the coding sequence ATGAAAAAAAGTTCAATTATTCTAATCGCTATCATCGCTGTCGCCATTGCCATGATACTTGTTATCTACACCGATTCAAGTACGTATTCGACATTTACCGAAGCTAAAGAAAAGAAAACCGAACTGTATGTCGTAGGTCAATTAAATAAGGAAAAAGCGCTTCACTATGATCCTAAGACCGACGCCAACAAATTCTCGTTTTTCATGTTCGACAATGATGGCACAGAGTGTGAAGTGATTTTTAAGGGCGCCAAACCTCAGGATATTGAACGTTCAGAGCAAATTGTATTGACCGGTAAAATGGATGGAAATGTGTTTAGGGCGAGTAAGATCTTAATGAAATGTCCGTCAAAATATAACGATAAATCGGTCGTTACCGAGATCAATGCGACTGCTTTCAATAATTAA
- a CDS encoding dicarboxylate/amino acid:cation symporter, with product MAYSAKTFIQHYGSILLLLLGISIGSLLGIFFPHFVDNLKPIGDIFLNLLFVSVIPLVFFAIASSVANIEGDSVLGRIIGTMSFVFVLGIVVAGVSTIFFLYLFPVQAPLAIEQGNTIMDTAVHDSWGEKMVRFLTVSEFSSLLSRQNMLAFVIFSFLVGIATRRSGSSADIFRKFINSGNAVMGNLLVMVMKLAPIGLGAYFAYQVGTLGPQLFGFYAKPIGLYYLFGVLYFFVVFSVFAFLASGLKGVKRYWKNNILPSLTALSSCSSLATMPANLLAAKQIGIPDTVASVVIPLGTTLHKHGSAIACIFKIYIALLLSGQEFFEPSNMIMAVGITLLVSIVAGGIPNGGYIGEMLIISVYQMPTEVIPSIMIIATLVDPLATMLNATGDTVAAMLTTRFIGQKLADPVPANQV from the coding sequence ATGGCATACTCGGCAAAAACTTTTATACAGCACTACGGCAGCATCTTACTCCTGCTTCTTGGCATCAGTATCGGAAGTTTACTTGGTATCTTTTTTCCACATTTTGTGGATAACCTTAAACCAATTGGGGATATCTTTCTCAATCTGCTATTCGTCAGTGTTATACCCCTCGTCTTTTTCGCAATAGCTTCGTCTGTGGCCAATATTGAAGGTGACAGTGTGCTGGGCAGAATTATTGGCACAATGTCATTCGTATTTGTTCTGGGCATTGTCGTTGCAGGAGTATCGACCATATTCTTTCTCTACTTATTTCCAGTACAGGCCCCACTCGCCATCGAACAGGGAAACACTATCATGGATACAGCCGTTCATGACTCCTGGGGTGAAAAGATGGTTCGATTCCTGACTGTTAGTGAATTTTCCAGTCTCTTATCCCGGCAGAATATGCTTGCCTTTGTCATATTCTCATTTTTGGTAGGTATCGCCACACGCAGGTCTGGCAGCTCCGCTGATATATTCCGAAAATTCATCAATTCCGGAAATGCCGTCATGGGCAATTTACTGGTCATGGTCATGAAATTGGCTCCGATAGGTCTCGGCGCTTATTTTGCCTATCAAGTTGGTACCCTTGGCCCACAGCTCTTTGGCTTCTATGCCAAACCCATTGGCCTCTATTATCTCTTTGGGGTACTCTACTTCTTCGTGGTATTTAGTGTCTTTGCCTTTCTTGCATCTGGTCTCAAAGGTGTCAAACGCTATTGGAAAAACAATATTTTACCTTCGCTGACTGCCCTCAGCAGCTGCAGCAGTCTTGCGACCATGCCGGCCAACTTACTGGCAGCAAAACAAATTGGCATCCCCGATACGGTAGCCAGCGTCGTCATTCCTTTGGGCACGACCTTACATAAACATGGTTCAGCTATTGCCTGTATCTTTAAAATTTACATTGCGCTGCTGTTGAGTGGACAAGAATTCTTTGAACCAAGCAATATGATCATGGCGGTCGGAATCACCTTGTTGGTCAGCATCGTTGCCGGCGGTATTCCAAACGGGGGATATATCGGTGAGATGCTCATCATATCGGTTTATCAAATGCCGACTGAGGTGATTCCTTCAATTATGATCATTGCGACATTAGTAGATCCGTTAGCGACGATGCTCAACGCGACCGGCGATACGGTCGCTGCAATGCTCACTACCCGCTTCATAGGACAAAAACTGGCAGACCCAGTCCCAGCAAATCAGGTTTAA
- a CDS encoding helix-turn-helix domain-containing protein yields the protein MSTTSATNHIGRKICRIRELRGMKQAFELGVSQQAVSNMERSPEIEVSLLAQVAEALGVTPEAIENFDEEAVFNIINNTFTSHDTSTLNAINIHPNFNPLDKLIQAYEENKRLYERLLEAEKAKVEYLERLLKNR from the coding sequence ATGAGTACAACCAGCGCAACAAACCATATAGGAAGAAAAATCTGTCGTATCCGCGAACTGCGTGGTATGAAACAGGCATTCGAATTGGGTGTAAGCCAACAAGCTGTATCCAATATGGAGCGTAGTCCTGAGATAGAAGTAAGTCTATTGGCTCAGGTAGCGGAAGCATTAGGTGTTACGCCTGAAGCCATTGAGAACTTTGATGAAGAAGCAGTGTTTAATATTATAAATAACACTTTTACAAGCCACGACACATCTACACTAAATGCAATAAATATACATCCGAACTTTAATCCGCTTGATAAACTCATCCAAGCATATGAAGAAAATAAAAGGCTCTACGAACGCCTTTTGGAAGCCGAAAAAGCTAAGGTGGAGTATTTAGAAAGGCTGCTAAAGAATAGATAA
- a CDS encoding FMN-binding glutamate synthase family protein, producing the protein MEVRKLILSIMIVINLIILSFGFIFTSSWFWLLIIPFPLLLIALYHSFQTKHAILRNYPLVGYFRYVFESIRPELRQYFWESDMDGRPFNRRQRSIVYQRAKNQRETVAFGMQTDPQAVGNEWAAHSVFPCHIENHDLRTTVGNSACKKPYSLSVFNISAMSYGALSKTAITALNKGAALQNFAHNTGEGGISDYHNNGGDLIWQVGTGYFGCRNKEGKFDAELFREKSHRENVKMIELKLSQGAKPGHGGILPAAKNTPEVAAIRHVIPGTDVMSPPAHSAFSSPTEMMHFIQHMRELSDGKPIGFKICIGDKHEFMDICHAMQNTQIFPDFISVDGSEGGTGAAPLEFTDNLGMPLYDALAFVTKTLISFGLKKHIKVIVSSRIVTGFDILKVIALGADACYSARGMMFALGCIQALKCNEDVCPVGVATQQPHLYKGLDVNDKYVRVAQFHRNTLRATVEIMEACGFKTLSDVSADKFYRKVDAIRTLSFQEIYFGNEGKLVNSRTDFESKLFED; encoded by the coding sequence ATGGAAGTTAGAAAACTCATTCTTTCAATAATGATAGTGATTAATTTAATCATCTTATCATTTGGATTTATATTTACATCAAGTTGGTTTTGGCTGCTCATCATCCCATTTCCACTGCTATTAATAGCATTATATCACAGTTTCCAAACCAAACATGCCATTCTGCGCAATTATCCTTTGGTTGGATATTTCCGTTATGTTTTTGAATCTATTCGTCCTGAATTGAGACAGTATTTTTGGGAATCAGATATGGATGGGCGTCCTTTTAACCGAAGACAGCGTTCGATCGTATACCAGCGTGCAAAAAACCAACGAGAAACTGTTGCATTTGGTATGCAGACTGATCCGCAAGCTGTCGGGAACGAATGGGCAGCGCACTCTGTTTTCCCTTGTCATATCGAAAATCACGACCTGCGTACTACGGTTGGAAACTCCGCTTGTAAAAAGCCTTATAGTTTAAGTGTATTCAACATTTCTGCAATGAGTTACGGTGCCTTAAGCAAAACCGCAATAACTGCCTTAAACAAAGGTGCTGCACTTCAAAATTTTGCTCACAACACGGGTGAAGGAGGTATTAGTGACTATCATAACAATGGCGGTGATTTAATTTGGCAGGTTGGTACAGGTTATTTTGGGTGCCGCAATAAAGAGGGAAAATTTGATGCCGAACTTTTCAGAGAAAAGTCACACCGTGAAAACGTGAAGATGATTGAGTTAAAACTCTCACAAGGTGCTAAACCAGGTCACGGGGGTATCCTTCCAGCAGCAAAAAATACACCGGAAGTTGCTGCCATTCGTCACGTTATTCCGGGAACAGATGTCATGTCACCTCCAGCACATAGTGCATTCTCTTCGCCAACAGAAATGATGCATTTCATACAACATATGCGTGAATTGTCGGATGGAAAACCCATCGGTTTTAAGATCTGTATCGGAGACAAACATGAGTTTATGGATATCTGTCATGCGATGCAAAACACACAGATTTTTCCAGATTTTATTTCTGTAGATGGATCGGAAGGCGGTACGGGAGCCGCGCCACTTGAATTTACGGACAATTTAGGTATGCCGCTCTATGATGCACTGGCATTTGTCACAAAAACCTTGATTTCCTTCGGCCTAAAAAAACACATCAAAGTCATCGTATCCAGTCGTATCGTCACCGGGTTTGACATTTTGAAAGTTATCGCCCTAGGAGCAGATGCATGTTATAGCGCGCGTGGTATGATGTTCGCTTTGGGTTGCATCCAGGCACTTAAATGTAATGAAGACGTGTGCCCAGTTGGCGTTGCGACACAACAACCACATCTCTACAAAGGACTAGATGTGAATGATAAATATGTGCGCGTCGCTCAGTTCCATCGTAACACCTTACGTGCTACGGTCGAAATTATGGAAGCTTGCGGATTCAAAACACTGTCTGATGTATCGGCAGATAAATTTTATCGTAAAGTGGATGCGATACGGACACTAAGCTTTCAGGAAATTTATTTCGGAAATGAAGGTAAATTGGTCAACAGCCGTACAGATTTCGAAAGCAAGCTATTCGAAGATTAA
- a CDS encoding Rossmann-like and DUF2520 domain-containing protein — MNIVILGSGNAATHFARQFQKIGQQLVQIYSKTKPNANALAFDLHCAAIDQLSELDLNADLYLIAVADKAIIPIVEALPPNLKGIVIHCSGATDLAVLNRFKNAGVIYPPQSLSKDKAVDFSTVPLCIEGNTDENSAMLLQLARNLSPHSIYCTSDQRLAIHLASVLVNNFSNILYQMAYELLAENNLSFELIKPIIRETAEKAQNHIPITVQTGPAIRQDSKTMKKHLQFISNKPDLQQIYQLLSQEITKRK; from the coding sequence ATGAACATAGTGATCTTAGGGAGCGGAAATGCAGCCACACATTTCGCACGACAGTTTCAAAAAATAGGACAGCAACTCGTTCAGATCTATAGTAAAACAAAGCCCAATGCAAACGCATTGGCCTTTGATCTTCATTGCGCGGCAATTGACCAGCTGTCTGAACTTGACTTAAATGCCGATCTTTACCTTATTGCGGTTGCGGATAAAGCTATCATACCGATAGTAGAAGCACTGCCCCCAAATTTAAAAGGAATTGTTATCCACTGTTCAGGCGCAACAGATCTGGCCGTACTCAATAGATTTAAGAACGCCGGCGTCATCTATCCACCACAGTCTTTATCTAAAGATAAAGCAGTCGATTTTTCCACCGTTCCGCTTTGTATTGAAGGTAATACGGATGAAAATAGCGCAATGCTGCTCCAGCTGGCACGCAACTTAAGCCCGCACAGCATCTACTGTACCTCAGACCAGCGTTTAGCTATTCATCTTGCTTCGGTTTTGGTCAATAATTTTTCGAATATACTCTATCAGATGGCGTATGAGCTCCTCGCCGAAAACAACTTATCCTTTGAGCTGATCAAACCAATCATCCGTGAGACGGCAGAAAAAGCTCAAAATCATATTCCGATAACAGTTCAGACAGGACCGGCCATCCGACAAGACAGCAAAACAATGAAAAAACATTTGCAATTTATTAGCAATAAACCAGATTTACAGCAAATCTATCAACTTTTATCGCAGGAGATTACTAAAAGAAAATAG
- the mnmD gene encoding tRNA (5-methylaminomethyl-2-thiouridine)(34)-methyltransferase MnmD: MSIRKMNFVTTGDGSKTLYNAEIGECYHSTHGAVQESKHVFIKTGLDHYVQKTGASDVAILEVGFGTGLNFLQTADFIRDRSFQVDYVGIEGFPLPLMTIAETGYNDTVDSTVWSSYLNCYEAALQQEMQIHERLRLTIAHTLLMDFQTEKQFDVVYFDAFAAIHQPEMWNDAALAHVAQFVKPGGVFVTYAITGNLKRSMKSLGFSIEKAPGAPGKREMLRATKL, translated from the coding sequence ATGAGTATAAGAAAAATGAATTTTGTAACGACCGGAGATGGCTCGAAGACATTGTACAATGCCGAGATCGGCGAATGTTATCATTCAACACATGGGGCCGTACAGGAAAGTAAGCATGTGTTTATCAAAACAGGTTTGGATCACTATGTGCAAAAGACAGGAGCTTCGGATGTTGCTATCTTGGAAGTTGGATTTGGTACCGGACTTAATTTTCTTCAGACAGCCGATTTCATTCGGGACAGGTCATTTCAGGTAGACTATGTTGGAATTGAGGGTTTTCCTTTGCCACTGATGACCATTGCCGAGACAGGGTATAACGACACTGTGGATTCAACAGTGTGGTCATCTTACCTGAATTGCTATGAAGCTGCATTGCAGCAGGAGATGCAAATTCATGAACGTTTACGACTCACTATTGCTCATACTTTATTGATGGATTTTCAAACAGAAAAACAATTTGACGTCGTATATTTTGATGCTTTTGCTGCCATACATCAGCCCGAAATGTGGAACGATGCGGCATTAGCACATGTTGCGCAGTTTGTTAAACCGGGGGGCGTCTTTGTGACTTATGCGATTACGGGTAATCTTAAACGTAGTATGAAATCTTTAGGCTTTTCTATTGAGAAGGCTCCCGGTGCACCTGGAAAAAGGGAAATGTTACGGGCGACGAAACTTTAA
- a CDS encoding lipid A-modifier LpxR family protein, whose amino-acid sequence MSVGLRSLGLLLSLLSSCFLVLGQVKFRKHELSIQNDNDVYLLVGQDRYYTNGINVNYRVAIQPRSEVETSNTVLDFEIGQRIYNGISIVDYRRQNRTYDRPFAGYLYLSAGAARFLKADQVVELKVEFGQIGSRSYGEEAQKFIHHLFGLYKATGWETELHNAFGVDMQAKYLKGIYRNGSQSFDLGVMGRGVLGMNNTNIEAGIPIRAGKLKSYHASTFTRGHLTQARSNNEKEWYFVYQPSLTRVFYNSTIQGGLGKDDPIGELYQIEPWMLTHRVGFNWSDHKVNYGINYIFNSTELKSVFHRHQYGQLFFAYRF is encoded by the coding sequence ATGAGTGTTGGTTTGCGATCCTTAGGGCTCCTATTATCCCTATTATCTTCGTGTTTTCTTGTGCTTGGGCAGGTGAAATTCCGTAAACACGAACTTTCTATCCAAAATGATAATGATGTTTACCTCTTGGTGGGCCAGGATAGATATTATACGAATGGTATCAATGTCAATTATCGTGTGGCAATACAACCCAGAAGCGAGGTGGAGACGTCCAATACTGTTTTGGACTTTGAAATTGGACAACGAATCTATAACGGCATTAGCATAGTGGACTATCGCCGGCAAAATAGGACATACGACCGACCTTTTGCAGGTTACCTTTATTTGAGCGCAGGTGCAGCCCGGTTTTTAAAGGCGGATCAGGTTGTGGAACTAAAGGTGGAATTTGGGCAAATTGGCTCCAGATCATATGGTGAAGAAGCACAGAAGTTTATTCACCACCTTTTTGGACTGTATAAGGCAACAGGTTGGGAAACGGAGCTGCACAATGCATTTGGTGTGGATATGCAGGCGAAATATCTCAAAGGAATTTACCGGAATGGTTCGCAGTCCTTTGATCTTGGCGTAATGGGAAGAGGCGTGCTGGGCATGAACAATACCAACATCGAGGCAGGAATTCCGATACGTGCAGGTAAACTCAAATCGTACCATGCATCGACCTTTACCCGTGGACATCTAACGCAGGCCAGAAGTAACAACGAGAAGGAATGGTACTTTGTCTATCAGCCTAGTTTGACACGGGTTTTTTATAATTCCACTATACAGGGGGGATTGGGGAAAGATGATCCGATCGGTGAATTATATCAGATTGAACCGTGGATGCTTACTCATCGCGTAGGATTCAACTGGTCTGACCATAAGGTTAATTACGGCATTAATTACATTTTCAATTCCACGGAGCTTAAGTCTGTCTTCCATCGACATCAATACGGACAGTTATTCTTTGCTTACCGCTTTTAA
- a CDS encoding MarR family winged helix-turn-helix transcriptional regulator — MLHQDLVSQEYFYNFLTGKYSIAVMRRLQRNLREAGLSITSEQWSIMYNLWIEEGLTQQELAIRTFRDKPSVTRLINNLERVNLVIRVNDKNDRRSNLIYLTKTGRKMKDEGMKQARNTIEQALEGLNDDQIAVSNTILHRVFFNLE, encoded by the coding sequence ATGTTGCACCAAGATTTAGTATCACAAGAGTATTTTTATAATTTCCTAACAGGCAAATATTCCATTGCAGTTATGCGAAGATTACAACGTAATCTTCGTGAAGCGGGATTAAGCATTACTTCTGAACAATGGAGTATCATGTATAACCTTTGGATAGAAGAGGGGCTTACCCAGCAGGAGTTAGCTATTCGTACATTTCGTGACAAGCCGAGTGTGACTCGGCTAATAAATAATTTGGAACGGGTCAATCTGGTTATTCGCGTGAATGATAAAAACGATAGGCGGTCTAATCTGATCTATTTGACAAAAACGGGAAGAAAGATGAAGGATGAGGGCATGAAGCAGGCTAGAAATACAATTGAACAGGCCTTAGAGGGGCTGAACGATGATCAGATTGCTGTCTCAAATACGATTTTACATCGTGTATTTTTTAATCTAGAATAA
- a CDS encoding PD-(D/E)XK nuclease family transposase encodes MKKQNNLLGKYVDMCTDFGMKLYFGPRSGKENLIHFLNGLFAGEKVIRDLEYRPTERIGEHEHNRKVIFDLYCTSDDNSHFIIEMQQLPQDFFRDRMVYYSSRLIHTLVPRGHSGNTYELPEVYFIGILNFASDNIDNDRYYYDVVLCDREKGEQFYDKLGFKLLCCLIFAKRRLR; translated from the coding sequence ATGAAAAAGCAGAATAATCTCTTGGGCAAATATGTAGATATGTGCACCGATTTTGGTATGAAACTGTACTTTGGCCCCAGAAGTGGTAAAGAAAATCTGATCCATTTCCTTAACGGCCTATTTGCTGGGGAAAAAGTTATTCGCGATCTGGAATATCGCCCCACAGAGCGTATTGGTGAACACGAACACAATCGTAAAGTCATTTTTGACCTCTATTGTACCAGTGATGACAATAGTCATTTCATTATCGAAATGCAACAACTTCCCCAAGACTTTTTTCGTGATCGTATGGTTTATTACAGCTCGCGTCTTATACATACATTAGTTCCACGCGGACATAGCGGAAATACCTATGAGCTACCAGAAGTTTATTTCATTGGTATTCTTAATTTTGCATCGGATAACATTGATAATGATCGATACTATTATGATGTAGTACTTTGTGATCGTGAGAAAGGTGAACAGTTTTACGATAAGTTAGGCTTTAAACTTCTTTGTTGCCTAATTTTCGCAAAGAGGAGGTTGAGATAA
- a CDS encoding heme lyase CcmF/NrfE family subunit, with protein sequence MDVNYVGEHLLPGQIGQFFIVLSFGAALLSCIAYFFATNTPEETSWKKIARISFWINAISVVAIGTTLFYIIYNHLFEYNYAWAHSSKTLPTYYIISSFWEGQEGSFWLWMFWQTVLGSVLLFKAKSWESSVMTFVMLCQAFLASMIIGVEIFGLRIGSSPFILLREAMDIPIFKEANYLSLITDGNGLNPLLQNYWMVIHPPTLFLGFASMIVPFAYATGALWTKRYKEWINAALPWALFAVMILGAGIIMGSFWAYEALNFGGFWAWDPVENASIIPWFTLIAAVHVMVAYKNSGHSYFTATFLAMISFVLVIYASYLTRSGVLGETSVHSFTDLGMSGQLILFNVVFLVIMVVFLTIKKKEMPITEKDEDIYSREFWMFIGALVLTVACAQIIASTSIPVFNKIFGTKVAPPLDPIQHYNKWQSGFAVIVMILTGFTQFLKYKRTDSRKFLASTVASLVVSLLLTAAVVYLTKTYTNLIYILITFASIFCILANIRILGDAVKGKWKLAGSSVAHIGFGLLLIGAMVAAATNEVISVNNTGYIAVSGFDKVEKPGENLFLTEGEPVQMGEYKITYIGDSIVAPNTFYKIKYERIDEETGKVKEQFVLQPFAQNNAKMGGLIGTPATKHYITHDVYTLITAAAAESQATHAKVSAEEKTGFEDYEEPATYQVNIGDTLRYRNGYYVIEGLNKEAHLEKIPKGPGDVMVGLKIKVFSADNKQYEVQPIYLIKDGGVYDFNKDVNEQGLKFRFTGIKPDKDKLEIMVYQKPLPEKKWVVFKAIKFPYINFFWCGTIVMTIGFIMSIVRRNKEEKRKALK encoded by the coding sequence ATGGACGTTAATTACGTTGGTGAGCACCTGTTACCCGGGCAGATCGGGCAGTTCTTTATTGTTCTTTCTTTTGGTGCCGCACTCTTATCTTGTATCGCTTATTTTTTCGCGACTAACACTCCTGAAGAGACTTCATGGAAAAAAATTGCTCGTATCTCCTTTTGGATTAATGCAATTTCTGTTGTGGCGATTGGTACAACTTTATTTTATATTATTTACAATCATCTTTTTGAATATAACTATGCCTGGGCGCACTCTTCCAAAACACTCCCTACTTACTATATTATTTCCAGTTTTTGGGAAGGGCAGGAAGGAAGCTTTTGGCTGTGGATGTTCTGGCAAACCGTATTAGGGTCGGTTTTGCTGTTTAAAGCCAAAAGCTGGGAATCGTCTGTCATGACTTTCGTGATGTTGTGCCAAGCATTTTTAGCTTCCATGATTATAGGTGTGGAGATCTTCGGGCTCCGTATAGGCAGTTCTCCTTTTATTCTTTTGCGTGAAGCAATGGATATTCCTATCTTTAAAGAAGCGAATTATCTATCGCTAATTACGGATGGCAATGGTCTAAACCCTTTATTGCAGAACTACTGGATGGTGATTCATCCGCCGACACTGTTTCTTGGCTTTGCGTCTATGATTGTTCCTTTTGCTTATGCAACGGGCGCTCTTTGGACCAAACGCTACAAGGAATGGATCAACGCTGCACTTCCTTGGGCACTATTTGCTGTTATGATTTTAGGAGCTGGTATTATCATGGGTTCATTCTGGGCGTACGAAGCACTTAATTTTGGCGGCTTTTGGGCATGGGATCCCGTAGAAAATGCTTCCATTATTCCATGGTTTACGTTGATCGCAGCGGTACACGTCATGGTCGCTTACAAAAATTCTGGCCATTCCTACTTTACCGCTACTTTTTTAGCGATGATCAGCTTTGTGCTGGTGATTTATGCATCTTACCTGACGCGAAGTGGTGTTCTCGGGGAAACTTCGGTGCACTCTTTTACTGATTTGGGAATGAGCGGACAACTGATCTTGTTCAACGTCGTATTTTTAGTTATTATGGTGGTATTTCTGACAATTAAAAAGAAAGAAATGCCCATCACAGAAAAGGATGAAGATATCTACTCCAGAGAATTCTGGATGTTTATCGGCGCTTTGGTATTGACTGTCGCCTGTGCACAGATTATCGCTTCAACATCAATTCCGGTATTTAACAAAATCTTTGGTACCAAAGTAGCCCCGCCTTTAGATCCGATACAACATTATAATAAATGGCAATCAGGCTTTGCTGTTATCGTTATGATCTTAACCGGATTTACGCAATTTTTAAAATATAAGCGTACCGACAGTCGCAAGTTTTTGGCGTCTACAGTAGCATCATTGGTGGTGTCTCTTCTTTTAACTGCCGCAGTTGTTTATTTGACGAAGACCTATACCAACCTGATCTATATTTTAATCACCTTCGCAAGTATTTTCTGTATTTTGGCGAATATCCGCATATTGGGAGATGCTGTTAAAGGTAAATGGAAACTTGCGGGCTCTTCCGTAGCCCATATTGGTTTCGGACTCTTACTGATCGGTGCCATGGTCGCTGCAGCAACCAATGAGGTCATCTCTGTTAACAATACAGGATACATCGCTGTATCAGGCTTTGACAAAGTGGAGAAACCCGGCGAAAATTTATTCTTGACCGAGGGTGAACCTGTACAGATGGGGGAATACAAAATCACCTATATCGGTGACAGCATCGTTGCTCCAAATACGTTTTATAAGATAAAATATGAACGAATTGACGAAGAAACAGGAAAAGTAAAGGAGCAATTTGTTCTGCAACCTTTTGCTCAAAACAATGCAAAAATGGGTGGTTTGATTGGCACACCAGCGACCAAACATTATATTACACATGATGTCTATACATTGATTACAGCTGCTGCAGCTGAAAGTCAGGCTACACATGCGAAAGTTTCGGCAGAAGAGAAAACTGGTTTTGAAGACTACGAGGAGCCAGCCACATATCAAGTAAACATCGGCGATACGCTACGCTATCGTAATGGCTATTATGTCATTGAAGGCCTAAACAAAGAAGCTCACCTAGAGAAAATTCCAAAGGGTCCCGGTGATGTTATGGTTGGATTGAAAATAAAGGTATTTTCCGCTGACAACAAACAATATGAGGTACAACCTATCTACCTCATTAAGGATGGTGGGGTTTATGACTTCAATAAAGATGTCAATGAACAAGGACTTAAATTTAGATTTACGGGTATTAAGCCCGACAAAGATAAACTGGAAATTATGGTTTATCAAAAACCCCTTCCAGAAAAAAAATGGGTCGTATTTAAAGCCATTAAATTCCCCTACATTAACTTTTTCTGGTGTGGCACAATTGTCATGACAATCGGTTTTATCATGTCCATTGTGAGAAGGAACAAAGAGGAAAAACGAAAAGCATTGAAATAA
- a CDS encoding amidohydrolase, translated as MEPLKITVFQAYLFWENIEKNLNNLALRLSALREKTDVIILPEMFNTGFTNNVKKCAEPTNGPTTRWLFEMASSLNCVVAGSLIIEDGGKYYNRFVWMFPDGKYVKYDKRHLFGLSKENEYFEAGNERILVDIKGWKICPMICYDLRFPVWSKNQNGAYDILVYTASWPDKRSAHWRALIPARAIENQAYVVGVNRVGHDGNDVYYSGGSMCISPLGDVVYYKPEDEDLYTFTLNPNDLLEAREKFPFLKDSDSFTIS; from the coding sequence ATGGAGCCTTTAAAGATCACCGTATTTCAAGCATACCTATTTTGGGAAAATATAGAGAAGAATCTCAATAATCTCGCGTTGAGACTTTCCGCATTGCGCGAAAAAACGGATGTTATTATTCTTCCCGAGATGTTTAATACAGGCTTCACAAATAATGTTAAGAAATGCGCGGAGCCTACAAATGGACCTACAACAAGATGGCTATTTGAGATGGCTAGTTCGCTTAATTGTGTTGTTGCCGGTTCATTAATCATTGAAGATGGTGGAAAATATTATAATCGTTTTGTGTGGATGTTTCCGGATGGCAAATATGTAAAATACGACAAACGCCATCTCTTTGGATTATCGAAAGAAAACGAATACTTCGAGGCTGGAAATGAACGCATTTTAGTAGATATCAAAGGCTGGAAAATTTGTCCAATGATCTGTTATGATCTTAGATTCCCTGTTTGGTCTAAAAATCAAAATGGTGCATATGATATTTTAGTATATACGGCCAGCTGGCCTGACAAGCGATCTGCGCATTGGAGAGCCCTTATTCCAGCGCGCGCAATAGAAAATCAAGCCTATGTAGTTGGTGTCAACCGGGTTGGGCATGATGGTAATGATGTTTATTACTCTGGCGGCTCGATGTGTATATCTCCTCTAGGAGATGTGGTGTATTACAAACCGGAAGATGAAGACTTATATACATTTACCTTAAATCCCAATGATTTACTGGAAGCCCGTGAAAAATTCCCTTTCTTGAAAGACTCTGATTCCTTTACGATCAGCTAA